Proteins from a single region of Candidatus Dormiibacterota bacterium:
- a CDS encoding PaaI family thioesterase — MSENPRERCFTWEDPREVARAVFSSENQSWLQGLLERRFPSAPVAELIGMYPESIEDGSIAFAMHAHEWMANPAGVIHGGITSTLLDTALTLCVIAKLPTGKMCTTRNLNVQFVRPLFPNGEKIVARGTVVHIGATTATSEGRVYDSRNRLIAHATATLAIIDSASILKTLTQ, encoded by the coding sequence ATGAGCGAGAATCCGCGCGAACGATGCTTCACTTGGGAGGACCCGCGCGAGGTTGCGCGCGCGGTGTTCTCAAGCGAAAATCAATCGTGGCTGCAGGGGTTGCTGGAACGCAGATTCCCCTCTGCGCCGGTGGCCGAATTAATCGGTATGTATCCGGAATCGATCGAGGACGGCAGCATCGCGTTCGCCATGCACGCGCACGAATGGATGGCCAATCCCGCGGGCGTGATCCACGGCGGCATAACGAGCACGCTGCTCGATACGGCCCTAACCCTGTGCGTGATCGCAAAACTTCCGACCGGGAAGATGTGCACGACGAGGAACCTCAACGTGCAGTTCGTGCGCCCGCTCTTTCCGAACGGCGAAAAGATCGTCGCACGCGGCACCGTCGTGCACATCGGCGCGACGACCGCGACGTCCGAAGGCCGCGTCTACGACTCCCGCAATCGCCTCATCGCCCACGCCACCGCCACCCTAGCCATCATCGACTCGGCCTCCATACTAAAAACCCTCACCCAATAA
- a CDS encoding MaoC family dehydratase: MIDRYFEDFAVGETFETAAHTISLDESLAFARAYDPQPFHLDAEAAQASFFKRLVSSGWQTAAVTMRLVVESGVLRTTGIVGTGIDDLRWLAPVVPGDTLRVRGEVIDRQPWPGNKRRGTLRVRLLTRNQDDLVVMSQIANLVLNYREGS, from the coding sequence GTGATCGATCGCTACTTCGAGGATTTTGCGGTCGGCGAAACCTTCGAGACGGCCGCGCATACGATCTCTCTGGACGAGAGCCTGGCCTTCGCACGGGCCTACGATCCGCAACCGTTCCATCTGGACGCCGAAGCCGCGCAGGCGAGCTTCTTCAAACGCCTCGTCAGCAGCGGATGGCAGACTGCCGCGGTCACGATGCGGCTGGTTGTCGAAAGCGGCGTTCTACGCACCACCGGCATCGTCGGCACCGGCATCGACGATCTTCGTTGGCTCGCTCCCGTCGTTCCCGGCGATACGTTGCGGGTACGCGGTGAGGTGATCGACCGGCAGCCATGGCCGGGTAATAAACGGCGCGGCACGTTGCGCGTTCGCTTGCTCACGCGCAATCAGGACGATCTTGTCGTCATGTCGCAGATCGCCAACCTCGTCCTGAACTATCGCGAGGGGTCCTAG
- the mtnC gene encoding acireductone synthase produces MSVLRADVALIDIEGTVGSIAFVRDTLFPYAKERLDEYVALHANEPEMRALLDDAAREAGASAGDLPAILRALHAWSDEDRKVTALKAIQGRIWEEGFISSGIRGHLYDDAVQALQRFHTNGVLLYVYSSGSVPAQKLLFGHSSAGDLLPLFSGFFDTTIGGKRDAASYARIASEIAVRPERIVFFSDNAFELHAARDAGMQTVQLARPQDGTQPSPSHRSETSFDALKVLPA; encoded by the coding sequence GTGAGCGTCCTGCGGGCCGACGTCGCGCTGATCGATATTGAAGGAACCGTCGGCTCGATCGCGTTCGTTCGGGATACGCTCTTTCCGTACGCAAAGGAACGCCTCGACGAATACGTCGCATTGCACGCGAACGAGCCGGAGATGCGCGCGTTGCTCGATGACGCCGCTCGCGAAGCCGGAGCTTCCGCCGGCGATCTCCCCGCCATCCTGCGGGCGTTGCATGCGTGGTCGGACGAAGACCGCAAGGTGACGGCGCTCAAGGCCATACAAGGCCGCATTTGGGAGGAGGGCTTCATTTCCAGCGGCATTCGCGGGCATCTCTATGACGATGCCGTCCAAGCGCTCCAACGCTTTCACACGAACGGCGTTCTGCTGTACGTCTATTCATCGGGCTCCGTACCGGCCCAGAAGCTGCTCTTCGGGCACAGCAGCGCGGGAGACTTGTTGCCGCTTTTCTCCGGTTTCTTCGACACGACGATCGGCGGAAAACGCGATGCCGCTTCGTACGCGCGTATCGCTTCCGAGATCGCCGTTCGGCCCGAACGGATCGTCTTCTTCTCGGATAACGCGTTCGAATTGCACGCCGCGCGCGATGCGGGCATGCAGACGGTACAGCTCGCACGGCCGCAAGACGGAACGCAGCCCAGCCCAAGCCATCGCTCCGAAACGAGTTTCGATGCGCTCAAGGTGCTGCCGGCGTGA
- a CDS encoding metal-sulfur cluster assembly factor: MPTVEQIRTSLEKVNDPELNLGILDLGLVYDISVEGDTGEHVTVVMTLTSPMCPVGPLFKKSVEENVKAVEGVKSATVDITFTPPWDPNTMATEDVKAALGIW, encoded by the coding sequence ATGCCGACCGTAGAACAGATCCGTACCTCGCTCGAAAAAGTAAACGACCCCGAACTCAACCTTGGGATCCTAGACCTCGGTCTCGTTTACGACATCTCCGTCGAAGGCGATACCGGCGAGCACGTGACCGTCGTGATGACCCTCACCTCGCCGATGTGCCCGGTCGGACCGCTCTTTAAAAAATCCGTCGAAGAGAACGTGAAAGCCGTCGAAGGCGTCAAGAGCGCCACCGTCGACATTACGTTCACGCCGCCGTGGGACCCCAACACGATGGCCACCGAGGACGTTAAAGCCGCGCTAGGCATATGGTGA
- a CDS encoding AAA family ATPase translates to MDATGVVVGKFDPPHRGHSLVIDVARSQVDRLTVLVWEYAEQTIDVRTRARWLSEIHPDVTIRIVTDVPEAVDARSWGSHAAAFLDEPANVFFSSEPYGEELARQLGARAFNVDRDRVWVPCTSTMIRRAPLENLEWLAPVVRAHYVKRVCVIGSESTGKTTLCQRLATHFQTNWVPEYGREYSLAKQRRGLLGKWRSDEFYHIAREQQRWEDEAARRANRVLICDTDALATRIWHERYLGMEPPTWPLPPSRIACYLVPYPDVPFVPDEIRDGEHTRFWMYERFIAEFERTNRPYRVLRGPWDERFDEAVACIDALLAQGAPAR, encoded by the coding sequence ATGGATGCAACGGGCGTCGTCGTAGGGAAATTCGATCCGCCGCATCGTGGCCACTCGTTGGTCATAGACGTGGCCCGCTCGCAGGTCGATCGTTTGACCGTGCTGGTGTGGGAGTATGCGGAGCAGACGATCGACGTCCGGACGCGTGCGCGATGGCTGAGCGAGATTCACCCCGACGTGACGATACGGATCGTCACGGACGTGCCGGAGGCAGTCGATGCGCGGAGCTGGGGCAGCCACGCAGCTGCGTTCCTGGACGAACCGGCGAACGTGTTCTTCTCCTCGGAGCCTTACGGGGAAGAGTTGGCCCGCCAACTCGGTGCGCGCGCGTTCAACGTCGATCGCGACCGCGTCTGGGTACCGTGCACGAGTACGATGATCCGTCGCGCGCCGCTGGAGAATTTGGAGTGGCTCGCACCCGTGGTTCGCGCGCACTACGTCAAACGCGTCTGCGTGATCGGCTCCGAATCGACCGGCAAAACAACGCTCTGCCAGCGGCTCGCGACGCATTTCCAAACCAATTGGGTGCCGGAGTACGGCCGCGAGTATTCGCTCGCGAAGCAGCGTCGCGGGTTGCTTGGCAAATGGCGCTCGGATGAGTTCTACCATATCGCGCGCGAGCAGCAGCGCTGGGAAGACGAGGCGGCGCGGCGCGCCAATCGCGTGCTGATCTGCGATACCGACGCGCTCGCTACGCGTATCTGGCACGAACGCTATCTGGGGATGGAACCGCCGACGTGGCCGTTGCCCCCCTCGCGGATAGCCTGTTACCTGGTGCCTTATCCCGACGTACCGTTCGTGCCCGACGAAATTCGCGACGGCGAACACACGCGGTTTTGGATGTACGAGCGATTCATCGCCGAGTTCGAACGAACTAACCGGCCCTATCGCGTGCTGCGCGGCCCATGGGACGAACGCTTCGACGAAGCCGTGGCGTGCATCGACGCGTTACTCGCGCAAGGCGCGCCGGCGCGCTAG
- a CDS encoding methylthioribulose 1-phosphate dehydratase, translated as MIDERELPAQTLADVAGIGRFAASMGWVPATSGNFSRRIDDATIAITRSGADKGLLTARDIAVVSLEGPLPAGVSAETPLHVARYRSGLAVGAIVHVHTVAATVLSRLDLAQGAVTVEGYEMQKALSGISTHEGAIRVPIFSNAQNTRELAERIEASIGGHAPVPGYLLAGHGLYAWGATMADAKRHLEGLEFLLRCALEERRIRA; from the coding sequence ATGATTGATGAGCGCGAGCTTCCCGCCCAGACGCTTGCCGACGTGGCCGGGATCGGCCGGTTCGCCGCGAGCATGGGCTGGGTGCCGGCGACGAGCGGCAATTTTTCGCGGCGGATCGACGACGCAACGATCGCGATCACGCGCTCCGGAGCCGACAAGGGTCTCCTGACGGCACGTGATATCGCGGTCGTAAGCCTCGAGGGCCCACTGCCGGCCGGCGTCTCAGCCGAGACGCCCCTACACGTCGCGCGTTACCGTTCCGGCCTCGCCGTCGGCGCCATCGTACACGTGCACACCGTTGCGGCGACCGTGCTCTCGCGGCTCGACCTCGCGCAAGGCGCCGTCACCGTTGAAGGCTACGAGATGCAGAAAGCGCTTTCGGGCATCTCGACCCACGAAGGCGCCATCCGGGTGCCCATTTTCTCTAACGCGCAGAATACGCGCGAGCTGGCCGAACGCATCGAAGCGTCGATCGGCGGCCACGCTCCCGTGCCGGGCTATCTGCTCGCGGGCCATGGCTTATATGCCTGGGGTGCAACCATGGCGGATGCCAAACGCCATCTAGAGGGCTTAGAGTTTCTGTTGCGTTGCGCGCTCGAGGAACGGAGGATCCGCGCATGA
- a CDS encoding ATP-dependent Clp protease ATP-binding subunit translates to MWEPFTERARRSIVLAQEEAQRLGNNYIGTEHILLGIISEGESLAAKVLESLGVNLAKVRQEVEAIVGRGGQTVQQEMVFTPRAKRVIELAFEEARQLNHNYIGTEHLLLGLIREGEGVAARVLTNLGVDPAKVRVQTTSLLGAEGQPPAPKGKSKTPTLDAYGRDLTTLARENKLDPVIGRNNEIERVIQILARRTKNNPALIGEPGVGKTAIAEGLAQRVIKGEIPEPLRDKRVITLDLAGLVAGTKYRGEFEERMKRVMDEIRGAAGEIILFIDELHTLVGAGAAEGAIDASNIIKPALARGELQCIGATTLNEFRKHIEKDSALERRFQPVMVGEPSIDETIEILRGLRDRYEAHHKVQITDGALSAAAKLSDRYITDRFLPDKAVDLIDEAGSRVRLQATLPPQAIRDIDTQLRKVVAEKEAVVKNQEFDRAASIRDREEKLRLERATLEQAWQEKKKAQAENILQVTEESIAEIVAAWTKIPVSRLAQAETEKLLNMKVSLHKRVVGQEEAIEVITRAIRRSRAGLKNPSRPIGSFLFFGPTGVGKTEVARSVAEFLFDDDESMIRIDMSEYMEKYSVSRLIGAPPGYVGYEEGGQLTEAVRRRPYSVVLLDEIEKAHPDVFNLLLQMLDDGRLTDSQGRQVDFKNCVIIMTSNVGATGMQTTSDIGFRPQKASEDDEAKAYERMKTKVLEEVKHTFRPEFLNRVDELVVFHQLTREQIEQIVGLELEKVMREVRAQEMELKVTEAAKALLAKKGWDPQYGARPLRRAIQRSVEDELAEEMLKGTFGSGDHILADVDENDPEKLKFQKIPSVEPPTAAAEAAHV, encoded by the coding sequence ATGTGGGAACCGTTCACCGAGCGCGCGAGACGCAGCATCGTTCTCGCTCAAGAAGAAGCGCAGCGTTTGGGGAACAATTATATCGGTACCGAGCACATTCTGCTCGGCATCATTTCCGAAGGCGAGAGCCTCGCCGCTAAGGTTCTCGAATCGCTCGGCGTCAATCTAGCCAAAGTTCGCCAGGAAGTTGAGGCGATCGTCGGACGTGGTGGCCAAACCGTCCAGCAAGAGATGGTTTTTACGCCGCGCGCGAAGCGCGTCATCGAACTGGCCTTCGAAGAGGCTCGTCAACTCAACCATAATTACATCGGCACGGAGCATCTGCTGCTGGGCCTGATTCGCGAAGGCGAAGGCGTTGCGGCGCGCGTGCTCACCAATCTCGGCGTGGATCCCGCCAAGGTGCGCGTGCAGACGACCTCGCTGTTGGGAGCCGAAGGGCAGCCGCCCGCGCCCAAGGGTAAGAGCAAGACGCCGACGCTGGACGCATACGGTCGCGATCTCACGACGCTTGCGCGCGAGAATAAGCTCGACCCTGTGATCGGCCGCAATAACGAAATCGAGCGCGTCATCCAAATTTTGGCGCGTCGCACGAAGAATAATCCCGCGTTAATCGGCGAACCCGGCGTCGGTAAGACGGCTATTGCCGAGGGCTTGGCGCAGCGCGTCATCAAGGGCGAGATTCCGGAGCCGTTGCGCGACAAGCGCGTGATCACGCTCGATCTCGCAGGTTTGGTCGCCGGTACGAAATATCGCGGCGAGTTCGAAGAACGCATGAAGCGCGTCATGGACGAGATCCGCGGCGCTGCGGGCGAGATCATTCTGTTCATCGATGAGTTGCACACGCTGGTCGGCGCCGGCGCGGCCGAAGGGGCGATCGACGCCAGCAACATCATCAAGCCGGCGCTCGCGCGCGGCGAACTGCAATGCATCGGCGCGACTACGCTCAACGAATTCCGCAAGCATATCGAGAAAGACTCCGCCCTCGAGCGGCGTTTCCAGCCCGTGATGGTCGGCGAGCCCTCGATCGACGAAACGATCGAGATCTTGCGCGGTCTGCGCGACCGTTACGAAGCGCACCACAAGGTGCAGATTACCGATGGCGCGTTATCCGCCGCGGCCAAGCTTTCCGATCGCTATATCACCGATCGCTTTTTGCCCGATAAAGCCGTCGATCTGATCGACGAAGCGGGCTCGCGCGTGCGCCTACAGGCGACATTGCCGCCGCAAGCGATTCGCGATATCGATACGCAGCTACGTAAGGTCGTGGCCGAGAAAGAAGCGGTCGTCAAAAATCAGGAGTTCGATCGTGCCGCTTCGATTCGCGATCGCGAAGAGAAGCTGCGTCTCGAACGCGCGACGCTCGAACAGGCCTGGCAAGAGAAGAAAAAGGCCCAAGCCGAAAACATCCTGCAAGTAACCGAAGAGAGCATTGCGGAGATCGTCGCGGCATGGACCAAGATTCCCGTCAGCCGCCTCGCGCAAGCCGAAACCGAGAAACTTCTGAATATGAAGGTCTCGTTACATAAGCGCGTCGTCGGCCAAGAGGAAGCGATCGAGGTCATCACCCGTGCGATCCGCCGTTCGCGCGCCGGATTGAAGAACCCGAGCCGGCCGATCGGATCGTTCCTGTTCTTCGGCCCAACCGGCGTCGGCAAGACCGAAGTCGCTCGGAGCGTCGCGGAGTTTCTCTTCGACGATGACGAATCGATGATTCGCATCGATATGTCGGAGTACATGGAGAAGTACTCGGTTTCGCGCTTGATCGGCGCGCCTCCGGGATACGTCGGCTATGAAGAGGGCGGGCAGCTTACCGAAGCGGTGCGTCGTCGCCCATACTCCGTCGTGCTGCTGGACGAGATCGAAAAAGCCCATCCCGACGTCTTCAACCTGCTGCTGCAGATGCTCGACGACGGCCGTTTGACCGATTCGCAAGGGCGGCAAGTCGACTTCAAAAACTGCGTGATCATCATGACCTCGAACGTCGGTGCCACCGGCATGCAGACGACGTCCGATATCGGCTTCCGCCCGCAGAAAGCCTCGGAAGACGATGAAGCCAAGGCGTACGAGCGGATGAAGACCAAGGTGTTGGAAGAGGTCAAGCACACCTTCCGCCCCGAGTTTCTCAATCGCGTCGACGAACTCGTCGTCTTCCATCAACTCACGCGCGAGCAGATCGAACAGATCGTCGGGCTCGAGCTCGAGAAAGTAATGCGCGAAGTGCGGGCTCAAGAGATGGAGCTCAAGGTGACCGAAGCCGCGAAGGCCCTGCTGGCCAAGAAAGGCTGGGATCCGCAGTACGGAGCGCGTCCGTTACGCCGGGCGATTCAGCGAAGCGTCGAGGACGAACTCGCGGAAGAAATGCTCAAGGGGACGTTCGGATCCGGCGACCATATTCTGGCCGACGTCGACGAGAACGACCCGGAGAAGCTCAAATTCCAGAAGATCCCCTCGGTCGAGCCTCCGACCGCGGCAGCCGAAGCCGCTCACGTGTAA
- a CDS encoding alpha/beta fold hydrolase, producing MQVESRDLLVTALDGRGLHATLFEPERPRTAVIVSAATATPRGYYRAFAQWLAERGVAVLTYDYRGSGEPPGVLRHSDARMRDWGELDFAGVLAWMKDRYGDRAIMTVGHSFGGHALLLAPNNALVARSVTVACQSGYWRFCAPGERYRVWLLLNVLAPLAMRALGYVPGSRLGLGEDLAGGIMREWRRWCNSPGYFYDDPSMAVALARASTYTAPTLMIGLADDLWATAPAREALAGWYTHAKTEQLVLDPAALGLEPVGHLGFFRARYANTLWPSVTDFLGL from the coding sequence ATGCAAGTGGAGTCGCGCGATCTTCTCGTTACGGCGCTCGATGGCCGCGGATTGCACGCGACGCTGTTCGAGCCCGAACGTCCGCGCACGGCGGTGATCGTGAGCGCTGCGACCGCAACGCCGCGCGGCTATTACCGCGCCTTCGCGCAGTGGCTGGCGGAGCGGGGCGTCGCGGTATTGACGTACGACTACCGCGGAAGCGGCGAACCGCCCGGGGTGCTCCGTCATTCCGACGCGCGGATGCGCGATTGGGGCGAACTCGATTTCGCCGGCGTCCTCGCGTGGATGAAGGATCGCTATGGCGACCGCGCCATCATGACGGTCGGACACTCCTTCGGCGGCCACGCCCTGTTGCTCGCGCCGAATAACGCGCTCGTCGCGCGCTCGGTAACGGTGGCGTGTCAATCCGGCTATTGGCGTTTCTGCGCGCCGGGCGAGCGCTATCGAGTCTGGTTGTTGCTCAACGTGTTAGCTCCGCTCGCGATGCGCGCGCTCGGCTACGTTCCCGGTTCGCGCTTGGGGCTAGGCGAAGATCTCGCCGGCGGCATCATGCGCGAGTGGCGCCGCTGGTGCAACAGCCCGGGCTATTTTTACGACGATCCGTCGATGGCCGTCGCGCTCGCTCGAGCATCGACCTACACCGCGCCCACGCTGATGATCGGCCTCGCGGACGACCTGTGGGCGACGGCTCCGGCTCGCGAGGCACTCGCCGGTTGGTATACGCACGCCAAGACGGAGCAGCTCGTGCTCGACCCGGCGGCACTGGGCTTGGAACCCGTCGGGCACCTCGGGTTTTTTAGGGCTCGTTACGCAAACACGCTCTGGCCGTCGGTCACCGACTTCCTGGGATTGTGA